The Citrifermentans bemidjiense Bem genome window below encodes:
- the recO gene encoding DNA repair protein RecO, which translates to MRKTEAEAIVLRFTDFGEADRIVTFFTLEQGKLQGVARGAKRSKKRFAGALEQFAHLKLQLQQGNSLATLSSADIVSIFPGIRGDLVKIGCAAYACELVERLTPDEEPAPRLFRLLYCYLERLNEAPPSPSDRRFFAVNLLKILGYQPDLQVRGISEQTARLLALAMQTGRFGAISFPEPELREADLLLNPAIDLHLDRELRSLAFLKEVGG; encoded by the coding sequence ATGCGAAAAACCGAGGCAGAGGCCATAGTGCTCCGCTTCACCGACTTCGGTGAGGCCGACCGGATCGTCACCTTCTTCACCCTGGAACAGGGGAAGCTGCAAGGGGTGGCGCGCGGGGCCAAGCGCAGCAAGAAGCGCTTCGCCGGAGCCTTGGAGCAGTTCGCGCACCTGAAGCTCCAGCTGCAGCAGGGAAACAGCCTCGCCACCCTCTCCTCAGCCGACATCGTCAGCATCTTCCCCGGAATCCGCGGGGACCTCGTCAAGATCGGATGCGCCGCCTATGCCTGCGAACTGGTGGAGCGGCTCACCCCCGACGAGGAGCCCGCCCCCCGCCTGTTCCGCCTCTTGTACTGCTACCTGGAAAGGCTGAACGAGGCCCCCCCCTCCCCTTCGGACCGCCGCTTCTTCGCCGTCAATCTCCTCAAGATCCTGGGCTACCAGCCCGACCTGCAGGTGAGGGGAATCTCCGAACAGACCGCCCGCCTACTTGCGCTCGCCATGCAGACCGGGCGCTTCGGCGCCATATCCTTCCCCGAGCCGGAGCTTCGGGAAGCGGACCTCCTTTTGAACCCCGCCATCGACCTGCACCTGGACCGGGAACTCAGGTCCCTCGCCTTCCTCAAGGAGGTCGGCGGGTAG
- a CDS encoding enoyl ACP reductase FabMG family protein, translated as MSRYNAMREIPATAGFKEGDVFFLCGELFGRGYANGIVDEARAKGMTIIGATVGRRDNDGTLRPLNAEELAAAEENLGGKIINIPLEAGFDMEPGSDGIAPVDRFKGVKPDEWASVKLDQAEVEFSKKRGTERFCKNLAAVVAEVEKMLPAKGRLLVVHTMAGGIPRARVFMPILNKLFKGQGDRFLSSEAFWNSDMGRLCDASFNEVTADTFRYLIDATAGLREKLEVTYAAYGYHGTGVLIDGVVTWQSYTPYLQGWAKIRLEDIAIEAWEKGIKATVYNCPEILTNSSALFLGVENSLYPLMDALRAEGEQKIVKECAALLKEGATVDTLLGIANTYLTSELVTSTRDFDSWPQHNKPQQQEYMLNVSAELISLNADPKEIVCAVLSKGVFQGVGKLMFDSSWEPKAPVFWLNHDVIAKTLVKM; from the coding sequence ATGAGCAGGTACAATGCAATGCGGGAAATTCCCGCTACTGCCGGATTCAAGGAAGGGGACGTATTTTTTCTCTGCGGCGAGCTCTTCGGCCGCGGCTATGCCAACGGCATCGTCGACGAGGCAAGGGCCAAGGGGATGACCATCATCGGGGCCACCGTAGGCCGCCGCGACAACGACGGGACCCTGCGCCCGCTCAACGCCGAGGAACTGGCAGCGGCAGAAGAGAACCTGGGCGGCAAGATCATCAACATCCCGCTGGAAGCCGGCTTCGACATGGAGCCGGGTAGCGACGGAATCGCACCGGTGGACAGGTTCAAAGGCGTTAAACCTGACGAGTGGGCCTCGGTGAAACTGGACCAGGCCGAAGTCGAATTTTCCAAAAAGCGCGGCACCGAGCGTTTCTGCAAGAACCTCGCGGCTGTGGTGGCAGAAGTTGAGAAGATGCTCCCGGCCAAGGGGCGCCTCCTCGTGGTGCACACCATGGCGGGCGGCATCCCCAGGGCGCGCGTCTTCATGCCGATTCTCAACAAGCTCTTCAAGGGGCAGGGAGACCGCTTCCTCTCCTCCGAAGCCTTCTGGAACTCCGACATGGGGCGCCTTTGCGACGCGAGCTTCAACGAAGTGACCGCCGACACCTTCCGCTACCTGATCGACGCCACCGCGGGCCTCAGGGAGAAGCTCGAAGTAACCTACGCGGCCTACGGCTACCACGGCACCGGCGTACTCATCGACGGCGTCGTCACCTGGCAGTCTTACACCCCCTACCTGCAGGGGTGGGCGAAGATCCGCCTGGAAGACATCGCCATCGAGGCATGGGAAAAAGGGATCAAGGCAACCGTCTACAACTGCCCGGAGATCCTCACCAACTCCAGCGCCCTCTTCCTCGGGGTCGAGAATTCCCTCTATCCGCTGATGGACGCGCTCAGGGCCGAAGGGGAGCAGAAGATCGTCAAGGAGTGCGCGGCGCTCTTGAAGGAAGGGGCCACCGTCGACACGCTGCTCGGCATCGCCAACACCTACCTCACCTCGGAACTCGTCACCAGCACCCGGGACTTCGACAGCTGGCCGCAGCACAACAAGCCGCAACAGCAGGAGTACATGCTGAACGTATCGGCGGAGCTGATCAGCCTGAACGCGGACCCCAAGGAGATCGTCTGCGCCGTCCTCTCCAAGGGCGTGTTCCAGGGGGTAGGAAAACTGATGTTCGACAGCTCCTGGGAGCCGAAGGCCCCGGTATTCTGGCTGAACCACGACGTGATCGCCAAGACGCTGGTAAAGATGTAG
- a CDS encoding NifU family protein yields the protein MTEEVKAILEQIRPALQADGGDVELVEVTDDGIVKVRLVGACGHCPMSTMTLKMGIERTIKEKVPGIKEVVAV from the coding sequence ATGACTGAAGAAGTAAAAGCGATATTGGAACAAATCCGTCCCGCACTGCAGGCAGACGGCGGCGACGTGGAACTTGTTGAAGTAACGGACGACGGCATTGTCAAAGTACGCCTCGTCGGCGCTTGCGGCCACTGCCCCATGTCCACCATGACTCTCAAGATGGGGATCGAAAGAACCATCAAGGAGAAGGTCCCCGGTATCAAGGAAGTCGTCGCGGTATAG
- a CDS encoding phospholipase D-like domain-containing protein translates to MIRMRRKRKQLLFQTKKFFDFFRRNTEAVSFAGNRATLFRYGSDFFPALFDAIPKATTSICLEFYTVADDETGRLMADALMAAAARGVRVYLLYDYIGCFDTPAAFFKRLSKGGVCCRAFNPPPFRKGIAWFDKRDHRKLAVMDGWRVFTGGMNIANVYSGLGKKRTKWRDVGLKIEGEVGLELLRLFQETWTGECGTPPIGCDPGPPPDIVGDANVMVINGGPHHERSFIRSAFRLAIAGASESVTIASPYFVPGPRVIRSLLRAAGRGVRVRLLLPHKSDVPLVRLVSRTYYAQLLRNGIEICEMNSAVLHAKVLLIDGNWTMVGSANMDLRSFHRNYELNVVVDSQIFGAQVEQMLEFDLAGARRIVLHEHERRGWSIRFLERLFSPVAWFL, encoded by the coding sequence ATGATCAGGATGCGGCGTAAAAGAAAGCAGTTGCTGTTCCAGACCAAGAAGTTCTTCGACTTCTTCAGGAGGAACACGGAGGCTGTTTCCTTTGCGGGCAACCGCGCCACGCTGTTTCGTTACGGCTCCGACTTTTTTCCCGCCCTTTTCGATGCGATCCCAAAAGCCACCACCAGCATCTGCCTTGAGTTCTACACGGTCGCAGACGACGAGACCGGGCGCCTGATGGCGGACGCACTCATGGCCGCTGCCGCCCGCGGGGTCCGGGTTTACCTCCTGTACGACTACATCGGATGTTTCGACACACCCGCCGCCTTCTTCAAGAGGCTCTCCAAAGGGGGGGTGTGCTGCCGTGCCTTCAATCCTCCTCCGTTTCGCAAAGGAATCGCCTGGTTCGACAAGAGGGACCACAGAAAGCTCGCGGTCATGGACGGCTGGCGCGTCTTCACCGGCGGCATGAACATCGCCAACGTCTACTCCGGTCTCGGGAAGAAGCGGACCAAGTGGCGCGACGTCGGCCTCAAGATCGAGGGCGAAGTCGGGCTGGAACTTTTGAGGCTGTTCCAGGAGACCTGGACCGGCGAATGCGGCACTCCCCCCATCGGCTGCGATCCCGGCCCCCCGCCGGATATCGTCGGGGACGCGAACGTCATGGTCATCAACGGCGGCCCCCACCACGAACGGAGCTTCATCAGGAGCGCCTTCCGACTCGCCATAGCCGGCGCCTCGGAGAGCGTCACCATAGCCAGTCCCTACTTCGTCCCCGGCCCCCGTGTGATCCGCTCGCTTTTGCGGGCGGCGGGGCGCGGCGTGAGGGTGCGGCTCCTTTTGCCGCACAAAAGCGACGTCCCCCTGGTGCGCCTGGTCAGCAGAACCTATTACGCGCAACTGTTGCGAAACGGGATCGAGATTTGCGAGATGAACAGCGCGGTCCTGCACGCGAAGGTGCTGCTCATCGACGGCAACTGGACCATGGTCGGCTCCGCCAACATGGACCTCAGGAGTTTCCACCGCAACTACGAGTTGAACGTGGTCGTGGATAGCCAGATCTTCGGCGCGCAGGTGGAGCAGATGCTGGAATTCGACCTGGCTGGCGCCCGCCGCATCGTCCTGCACGAGCACGAGAGGCGGGGATGGTCGATCCGTTTCCTGGAGCGGCTCTTCAGCCCCGTCGCCTGGTTTTTGTAA
- a CDS encoding aspartate ammonia-lyase, with amino-acid sequence MATRLEKDTMGVVEVPEGAYYGAQTQRAVANFPISGLKPHHALVRSTVRIKKCAAQANMTTGRLDAEVGGAIVKAADEVLSGALADQFVVDPFQAGAGTSHNMNVNEVLANRAAELLGGKQGDYSRVNPNDHVNMAQSTNDVFPTAMRLAALELAEQTMTELAGLSAAFEQKGKEFDGILKSGRTHLQDAVPIRLGQEFAAYGKAIGNNRAGIERALPALRELGIGGTAVGTGLNAEEAFIDLIVQGLARETGQEVNRGGNLVERMQNMDPFVALSSTLKGTALNLIRIANDLRLLSSGPRTGLGEINLPAMQPGSSIMPGKVNPVMPEVTTMVCFQVVGADLTVAMAAQAGQLELNVMMPVIAFNTLFSLEILKNVVHQFTTLCVAGISANEEHCRNYLDQSVGLATVLAPSIGYAAAAEVAKESARTGKSIRQVILESGILTEAELDQVLAPFPLTTPGVHGKG; translated from the coding sequence ATGGCAACACGACTCGAAAAAGACACTATGGGTGTGGTTGAGGTACCGGAGGGGGCCTATTACGGGGCTCAGACCCAGAGGGCCGTCGCCAACTTCCCCATTTCAGGACTAAAACCGCACCATGCCCTGGTCCGATCCACGGTGAGGATAAAGAAGTGCGCCGCGCAGGCGAACATGACGACCGGCAGGCTCGACGCCGAGGTGGGAGGCGCCATCGTGAAGGCGGCCGATGAGGTTCTGTCCGGAGCGCTCGCCGACCAGTTCGTGGTGGACCCGTTCCAGGCCGGCGCGGGGACCTCGCACAACATGAACGTCAACGAGGTGTTGGCCAACCGCGCGGCGGAACTGTTGGGCGGCAAGCAGGGCGACTATTCGCGAGTCAATCCCAACGACCATGTCAACATGGCCCAGTCCACCAACGACGTCTTCCCGACCGCGATGCGGCTCGCCGCGCTGGAATTGGCAGAGCAGACGATGACGGAGCTGGCGGGCCTTTCCGCAGCCTTCGAACAAAAGGGTAAGGAGTTCGACGGGATACTGAAGTCCGGGCGGACCCACCTGCAGGACGCAGTCCCCATCCGTCTGGGGCAAGAGTTCGCCGCCTACGGCAAGGCCATCGGGAACAATCGCGCCGGCATCGAGCGGGCGCTTCCCGCCCTGAGGGAGCTGGGCATCGGCGGGACTGCCGTCGGCACGGGGCTCAATGCGGAAGAGGCCTTCATCGACCTGATAGTGCAGGGGCTCGCCCGCGAAACCGGACAGGAAGTCAATCGTGGGGGAAACCTGGTCGAGCGGATGCAGAACATGGATCCCTTCGTGGCGCTCAGTTCCACCCTCAAGGGGACAGCTCTCAACCTGATCCGGATCGCCAACGACTTGAGGCTTCTCTCCTCGGGGCCCAGGACCGGTTTGGGCGAGATCAACCTCCCCGCGATGCAGCCCGGCTCCTCCATCATGCCGGGGAAGGTGAATCCGGTCATGCCGGAGGTGACCACCATGGTCTGCTTCCAGGTGGTCGGCGCGGATCTTACCGTCGCCATGGCGGCGCAGGCCGGGCAGTTGGAGCTGAACGTCATGATGCCGGTCATCGCCTTCAACACGCTCTTCTCCCTGGAGATACTGAAGAACGTGGTGCATCAGTTCACCACCTTGTGCGTCGCCGGCATCAGCGCCAACGAGGAGCACTGCCGCAACTACCTGGACCAGTCGGTCGGGCTTGCCACCGTGCTCGCGCCGAGCATCGGCTACGCCGCGGCGGCAGAGGTCGCCAAGGAGTCGGCCCGGACCGGGAAGAGCATTAGGCAGGTGATACTGGAAAGCGGCATACTGACCGAGGCGGAACTGGACCAGGTGCTGGCCCCCTTCCCGCTCACTACTCCGGGCGTGCATGGCAAGGGTTGA
- a CDS encoding HAD family hydrolase, translating to MTSPLPHSEDLKAIVFDLDGTLYREDRLGDEVNQSAIRYVAALRQVDMIDAEAMLQRARAESRDGGTLSRSVVALGGNLPEMHRRFAAEIHPEEFLKRDERVPKLLKLLATRFQLYLYTNNNRDLSGRIMARLGVTGLFREIFTIEDYWLPKPDSKLITDILTKIAVKPAEALFVGDRYEVDLMVPESMGCPIFESQTVEELLTLEQLVH from the coding sequence GTGACCTCGCCGCTCCCGCACAGTGAGGACTTGAAGGCGATCGTCTTCGACCTGGACGGGACGCTCTACCGGGAGGACCGGCTGGGCGATGAGGTGAACCAGAGCGCGATCCGCTACGTAGCAGCGCTGCGGCAGGTGGATATGATCGACGCCGAGGCGATGCTGCAGCGGGCTCGCGCCGAAAGCAGAGACGGCGGTACCTTGAGCCGCTCCGTGGTGGCGCTGGGGGGAAACCTCCCGGAAATGCACCGCAGGTTCGCCGCCGAAATCCATCCAGAAGAGTTCCTGAAAAGAGACGAGCGGGTGCCCAAGCTCCTGAAGCTCTTGGCCACCCGCTTCCAGCTCTACCTCTATACCAACAACAACCGTGACCTCTCCGGGCGCATCATGGCCCGGTTGGGCGTCACCGGCCTTTTCCGGGAAATCTTCACCATCGAGGATTACTGGCTTCCCAAGCCGGACTCCAAGCTCATCACTGACATACTTACCAAAATCGCTGTCAAACCTGCCGAGGCTCTTTTCGTCGGCGACCGCTATGAGGTCGACCTGATGGTTCCCGAGTCAATGGGGTGCCCCATATTCGAATCCCAAACAGTCGAGGAATTGCTGACGCTTGAACAATTAGTTCATTGA
- a CDS encoding endonuclease MutS2, with amino-acid sequence MISTDTLKRLEFDKILDTVASYAHCDASHFGALSITPLSARDEIELRLGLVDEVRKLTRFGISLKLSEFEDITPQVRAVRPTGAVISPLELQRFIPTLRVMSAISAQLGFRTDVPLLTSQAGSITGFPDLLNPLEHTVNEEGEILDTASRLLADIRGRKKGFTARIKKRLEEIVRERHTAIFLQDDFITQRSGRWVIPVRMDSKGMVPGVVHDVSNSGETAFMEPLEIIGLANELENLVADERAEEIRIVRQICNWIREDAEQILEQFEALVRLDILNCIATLSDKLRSETPVISPTPAILLKSARHPILTLMGKEVVPLDLELAADNRVMVVTGPNTGGKTIAIKSAGLLCVMALCGMPVPALPGTVLPLVESILVDIGDEQSIEESLSTFSAHIFKISSIIEEAGQGALVLLDELGTGTEPGQGAAIACAVLKELQNKGALVVATTHLTEIIGFVQREEGMVNAAMAFDRDKLAPLYRLVVGEPGESHALEIASRYGLPDRVVRFARGMLGTMEADFHSLLRDLKGKRAQLERALADMAEREEKVAFAERNLVDRRDEAAQLVKDAKEKGLLEAQQIIWKAKREVATLLDEAKREKTKTREAKEKLDQAANELEQALEELHPEENVDPEKVSVGDVLFVKPLNCDATILAIDTRSGKARVRAGSMEMEVQVNSLLKPKGKEPKKVQKRREKQQAQEQERAEPASTINLLGMRVEEAVGVLEPFLNHAALDRIPEVHIVHGKGTGALMKGVRSYLADHPLVASFRTGERYEGGDGVTVVTLR; translated from the coding sequence ATGATCAGCACCGATACACTCAAGCGGCTGGAGTTCGACAAGATCCTCGACACGGTCGCTTCTTATGCACACTGCGACGCCTCTCACTTTGGGGCGCTGTCCATAACACCCCTTTCGGCACGTGACGAGATCGAACTCCGCCTGGGGCTCGTCGATGAGGTGCGCAAGCTCACCCGGTTCGGCATCAGCCTCAAGCTCTCGGAGTTCGAGGACATCACCCCCCAGGTCAGAGCGGTCCGCCCGACCGGCGCGGTGATCTCGCCGCTTGAGTTGCAGCGCTTCATCCCGACGCTGCGCGTAATGAGCGCCATCTCCGCACAGCTCGGTTTCCGCACCGACGTGCCGCTCCTCACCTCGCAAGCGGGCTCCATCACCGGATTCCCGGACCTCTTGAATCCACTGGAACACACGGTGAACGAGGAAGGTGAGATCCTCGACACCGCTTCCAGGCTCCTGGCCGACATCCGCGGCCGCAAGAAGGGGTTCACCGCCCGCATCAAGAAAAGGCTGGAGGAGATCGTCCGGGAGCGGCATACCGCCATCTTCCTGCAGGACGACTTCATCACCCAGAGGTCCGGGCGCTGGGTCATCCCGGTGCGCATGGACTCGAAGGGGATGGTCCCGGGCGTCGTGCACGACGTCTCCAACTCGGGCGAGACAGCCTTCATGGAGCCCTTGGAGATCATCGGGCTCGCCAACGAGCTGGAGAACCTGGTCGCCGACGAGAGGGCCGAGGAGATCAGGATCGTCAGGCAGATCTGCAACTGGATCAGGGAGGACGCGGAACAGATCCTGGAGCAGTTCGAGGCTCTGGTGCGCCTGGACATCCTCAACTGCATCGCCACCCTGAGCGACAAGCTCAGGAGCGAGACGCCGGTCATCTCGCCTACCCCCGCCATACTGCTCAAGTCGGCACGCCACCCTATCCTCACCCTGATGGGTAAGGAGGTGGTCCCCCTCGACCTGGAGCTCGCCGCCGACAACCGGGTCATGGTGGTCACCGGCCCCAACACCGGCGGCAAGACCATCGCCATCAAGAGCGCGGGTCTCCTCTGCGTCATGGCCCTTTGCGGCATGCCGGTCCCGGCGCTTCCCGGCACTGTGCTCCCCTTGGTGGAAAGCATCCTGGTCGACATCGGGGACGAACAGTCCATAGAGGAAAGCCTCTCCACCTTCTCCGCCCACATCTTCAAGATCTCCAGCATCATCGAGGAGGCAGGACAAGGCGCGCTGGTGCTTCTGGACGAACTGGGGACCGGCACCGAGCCGGGCCAGGGCGCGGCCATCGCCTGCGCGGTCCTCAAGGAGCTGCAGAACAAGGGGGCGCTGGTGGTCGCCACCACGCACCTCACCGAGATCATCGGCTTCGTGCAGCGCGAGGAGGGGATGGTGAACGCCGCCATGGCCTTCGACCGCGATAAGCTGGCGCCGCTCTACCGGCTCGTGGTCGGCGAACCGGGAGAATCGCACGCTCTCGAAATAGCCAGCCGCTACGGCCTGCCCGATCGCGTGGTGCGCTTCGCCCGGGGGATGCTCGGGACCATGGAGGCCGACTTCCATTCCCTTTTGCGCGACCTCAAGGGAAAGCGGGCTCAACTGGAGCGCGCCCTGGCGGATATGGCAGAAAGAGAGGAAAAGGTGGCCTTCGCCGAGCGGAACCTGGTGGACCGCAGGGATGAGGCGGCCCAGTTGGTAAAGGACGCCAAGGAAAAGGGGTTATTGGAAGCGCAGCAGATTATCTGGAAGGCAAAGCGCGAGGTGGCGACCCTTCTGGACGAGGCCAAGCGCGAGAAGACCAAGACGCGGGAGGCGAAGGAAAAGCTCGACCAGGCAGCGAACGAGTTGGAGCAGGCGCTGGAAGAGTTGCACCCCGAGGAGAACGTGGACCCGGAGAAGGTGTCGGTGGGGGACGTACTTTTCGTCAAGCCGCTCAACTGCGACGCCACCATCCTCGCCATCGATACGCGCTCCGGCAAGGCGCGGGTCCGTGCCGGGAGCATGGAAATGGAGGTGCAGGTCAATTCGTTGCTAAAGCCCAAGGGCAAAGAGCCGAAGAAGGTACAGAAGCGGCGCGAAAAGCAGCAGGCCCAAGAGCAGGAGCGCGCCGAGCCGGCCTCCACCATCAACCTTCTCGGGATGCGCGTGGAGGAGGCGGTCGGCGTTTTAGAACCGTTCCTGAACCACGCCGCGCTGGACCGGATCCCGGAAGTGCACATCGTGCACGGCAAGGGAACCGGCGCCCTGATGAAGGGGGTGCGGAGCTACTTGGCCGACCACCCGCTGGTTGCCTCCTTCCGCACCGGCGAGCGCTACGAAGGGGGCGATGGGGTGACGGTGGTGACCCTGCGCTGA
- the dnaB gene encoding replicative DNA helicase, giving the protein MNATDMRKLPPQSIEAEMSILGGILVDNEAINRVLEILVPDDMYRESHRKILRAMIDLNERGEPCDLITMTTILKKKGELEEVGGGAYLATLVDFVPMAANISYYCKIVKEKWLTRKLISAATDIVSKGFEDKIDTEELLDAAQKVIFEISENKIRPAYYQVSDILKDTIKNIELLYEKKELVTGVPTGYTDLDKLTAGFHAGDLVIIAGRPAMGKTTFALNVAQYAAIDADKAYPAAVFSLEMPKEQLVERLLCSVAKVDLSRLRSGHLVENDWPKLIKAGGKLHDAKIFIDDTPSITIMELRSKARRLKAEHNIGLIVIDYLQLMRGGANPESRQQEISEISRSLKGLAKELSIPVIALSQLNRGLEQRSDKRPMMSDLRESGAIEQDADIIMFVYREEVYEKDKEDLKGKAEVIIGKHRSGPTGTVHLAFRGEFTRFENLSGRDDY; this is encoded by the coding sequence ATGAACGCAACGGACATGAGAAAGCTGCCACCGCAGAGCATTGAGGCGGAGATGTCCATCCTGGGCGGGATCCTGGTGGATAACGAGGCGATCAACCGCGTCCTCGAAATCCTGGTGCCGGACGATATGTACCGGGAAAGCCACAGGAAGATCCTGCGCGCCATGATCGATTTGAACGAGCGCGGGGAGCCTTGCGACCTGATCACCATGACCACCATCCTCAAGAAAAAAGGTGAGCTGGAAGAGGTCGGCGGCGGGGCCTACCTGGCGACACTGGTCGACTTCGTCCCCATGGCCGCGAACATCTCCTACTACTGCAAGATCGTGAAGGAGAAGTGGCTCACCAGGAAGCTCATCTCGGCGGCAACCGACATCGTGAGCAAGGGGTTCGAGGACAAGATCGATACCGAGGAACTCCTCGACGCAGCCCAGAAGGTGATCTTCGAGATCTCGGAGAACAAGATCCGCCCCGCCTACTACCAGGTGAGCGACATCCTCAAGGACACCATCAAGAACATCGAGCTCCTCTACGAGAAAAAGGAGCTGGTGACCGGCGTCCCCACGGGCTACACGGACCTGGACAAGCTGACGGCCGGTTTTCACGCCGGCGACCTGGTCATCATCGCTGGACGCCCGGCAATGGGAAAGACCACCTTCGCCCTGAACGTGGCCCAGTACGCGGCCATCGACGCCGACAAAGCCTACCCCGCCGCCGTCTTTTCCCTGGAGATGCCCAAGGAGCAGCTGGTGGAGAGGCTCCTTTGCTCCGTGGCGAAGGTCGACCTGAGCCGACTGCGAAGCGGTCACCTGGTGGAGAACGACTGGCCCAAGCTGATCAAGGCCGGCGGCAAACTGCACGACGCGAAGATCTTCATCGACGACACCCCGTCGATCACCATCATGGAGCTCCGCTCCAAGGCGAGGCGCCTGAAGGCCGAGCACAACATCGGCCTCATCGTCATCGACTACCTGCAGCTCATGCGCGGCGGCGCCAACCCCGAAAGCCGCCAGCAGGAGATCTCGGAAATCTCCCGTTCGCTCAAGGGTCTGGCCAAGGAGTTGAGCATTCCGGTCATCGCCCTGTCGCAGCTCAACCGCGGATTGGAGCAGCGCTCCGACAAGCGCCCGATGATGAGCGACTTGAGGGAATCCGGAGCTATCGAGCAGGACGCCGACATCATCATGTTCGTCTACCGCGAAGAGGTGTACGAGAAGGACAAAGAGGACCTCAAGGGTAAGGCTGAGGTCATCATCGGCAAGCACAGGAGCGGCCCGACCGGAACGGTTCATCTGGCCTTCCGCGGCGAGTTCACCCGCTTCGAAAACCTGAGCGGCCGGGACGATTACTAA
- a CDS encoding dihydrofolate reductase, which yields MIISTIAALSDNRVIGADGGLPWDIPSDLTRFRSITMGHTVIMGRKTYESIGHPLLGRRNIVLTRKGSQIEGCEIARNVPAAIAAAEGEEEVFICGGGEVFQEALPLCQRLYLTVVHGNYRGDAFLPELPEGFVELHREEFPDTTPPSSFVVLEKVERVETGADAEQLRRKGREALNRQLYFLARRCFEQAQALEENPETASDLAYSLIKSGATGRQARDMAERALLQQPKNLRILLNAGRVLILSGEKSKGLDTLRRGVQAGGGPEFVAELARCGTRKLQPIKSLPRSHPLNRYLGLLLHRMNLK from the coding sequence ATGATCATCTCCACGATAGCGGCCTTGTCTGACAACAGGGTGATAGGCGCAGACGGAGGGCTCCCTTGGGATATCCCCTCGGACCTCACTCGCTTTCGGTCCATCACCATGGGGCATACCGTCATCATGGGGAGAAAGACCTACGAGTCGATAGGGCATCCGCTTTTGGGGCGCCGCAACATCGTGCTCACCAGGAAGGGGTCGCAGATAGAGGGGTGCGAGATCGCCCGCAACGTCCCGGCTGCAATCGCAGCAGCTGAAGGCGAGGAGGAGGTCTTCATCTGCGGCGGCGGCGAAGTCTTTCAGGAGGCGCTGCCGCTTTGCCAGCGGCTCTATCTCACCGTCGTCCACGGCAACTACCGGGGGGATGCCTTCTTGCCCGAACTTCCCGAGGGGTTCGTGGAGCTGCACCGGGAGGAATTCCCCGACACCACCCCGCCTTCGAGCTTCGTGGTGCTGGAGAAGGTGGAGCGGGTCGAGACGGGGGCGGACGCCGAACAGTTGCGCCGCAAGGGACGGGAGGCGCTGAACCGCCAGCTCTACTTCCTGGCCCGGCGCTGTTTCGAACAGGCGCAGGCACTGGAGGAAAACCCGGAAACCGCGTCAGATCTCGCCTACAGTCTGATCAAAAGCGGCGCTACAGGGCGCCAGGCACGGGACATGGCGGAAAGGGCGCTGCTGCAACAGCCGAAAAATCTCCGCATACTCCTCAATGCAGGGAGGGTACTCATCCTCTCCGGCGAGAAGAGCAAAGGTCTCGACACGCTGCGCAGGGGTGTGCAGGCGGGAGGCGGCCCGGAGTTTGTTGCCGAGCTCGCGCGCTGCGGCACCAGAAAGCTGCAGCCCATCAAAAGCCTGCCGAGGAGCCACCCGCTGAACCGGTACCTGGGCCTATTGCTGCACCGGATGAACCTCAAGTAG
- a CDS encoding response regulator, which yields MASKVLLVDDVSMFIELERDYLQLSAVTVLTARDGEEAFRICRLQRPDLVFMDLHMPIMNGADCCREIKRDNRLSTAVILITTEGKEEDRQLCLQAGCDGFLTKPLDRHAFLEAARKLLPAIDRRDRRVNSRLNVKFRAFGLTLSGFASNLSQNGMYVAADVELEEDATVEIIFALPDPFGAIIQTRARVAWLNSSKTRKKPALPPGFGIEFLSIAEGEREQIGRFVDSLEQTSARV from the coding sequence GTGGCAAGCAAGGTTCTGCTCGTTGACGACGTAAGCATGTTTATCGAACTCGAGAGGGACTACCTGCAGCTCTCCGCTGTGACCGTCTTGACCGCGCGCGACGGCGAGGAGGCCTTCAGGATCTGCAGATTGCAGCGGCCGGACCTGGTTTTCATGGACCTGCACATGCCGATCATGAACGGAGCCGACTGCTGCCGAGAGATCAAGCGCGATAACCGGCTGTCGACCGCCGTGATACTGATTACCACCGAAGGGAAAGAGGAGGACCGGCAACTCTGCCTGCAGGCCGGGTGCGACGGCTTCCTCACCAAGCCCCTGGACCGCCACGCGTTTTTAGAGGCGGCCCGCAAGCTACTCCCCGCCATCGACCGGCGCGACCGCAGGGTGAACAGCCGCTTGAACGTAAAGTTCCGAGCCTTCGGCCTCACCCTTTCGGGGTTCGCCTCCAACCTGAGCCAAAACGGCATGTACGTGGCCGCCGACGTGGAGCTGGAGGAAGATGCGACCGTAGAGATCATCTTCGCTCTCCCCGACCCCTTCGGCGCCATCATCCAGACCAGGGCGCGCGTAGCCTGGCTGAACAGCTCCAAGACCAGAAAGAAGCCGGCGCTCCCCCCGGGGTTCGGCATTGAGTTTCTCTCCATCGCCGAAGGGGAAAGGGAGCAGATCGGCCGCTTCGTGGACAGCCTGGAGCAGACTAGCGCACGAGTTTAG